Within the Myxococcus virescens genome, the region CTGCGCTCGTCCAGGACTGCTGTCTTCTCCTCGTCGCTCACGAAGGGGAACCGGCGGGGTCAGCGAAATGCAGAAGTTCATGGGATATCACGTTTCCTTGCGACAGGCACACATCATCAGTGCAGTGTCGGCGTTGAGTGTCGCACCGCGCATGCGGCCCCAGGCGACAAGCACCTGACAACACGGGCCTCGGCTGGGCGGCGGCCTGGCAGCCCGGCCCGAAGCCCCGGACGCGTGGGTGCACATCCTCCCTCGAAGGCGCCGGCCGGGTGAGCGGGCCACGAGGGTGATGGATGAGGGACGCGGGCTGGAGGACGTGGCTGGGGGCGGGCGTGGGGGCGTTGCTGCTGACGGCATGCCACACGTCGGAGGAGGAGACACCGCCGGACCTCGATGACGTGGCGGCGGCGACGGTGACGCTGGAGCCGGGCCACTGCGCGGGCGTGGTGGTGGAAGACGGCCGGCACATTCTCACCGCCGCGCACTGCCTCCGGAATGAGGACACGCGGGTGCCCTTGTCCTTCCTGGGCGGACGCCGGATGGACGGCAGCGCCGTGCACGTGGACCGGGGCCGGGACATCGCCGTCCTCCGCCTGGACGCGCCAGCGCCCGTGCGTCCACTGGACGTCGCCCAGGCCCTGCCCGCTCCGGGCGAGCCGCTGGTGTTCGCGGGCCGCAATGACCGTCCCAACGAGCCTCAGCAGGCCGTGCTGGAGCGGCTGGGCCGCTGCCCTTCGCTTCCCGAGGTGCCCGCCGCGCTCTTCACCACCATCCGGGGCCGGCCGGGAGACTCCGGCGCGCCGTTGGTGGACGCGCGCATGCAGGTGGTGGGGCTGGTCCACGGCGGGGCCGCCTGCCGCATCGCCGCGCCCACCGCGGGGCTCGCGGAGGTGGTGGCGCGGCTGTCGCGAAAGGGACCGGCCCTGGCCCGGCAGGCGCCGCCTCCGCCTCGCCAGGCCGCCCTCCCGCCAGTGGGCCCTGGCGTCGTTGCCCCAGGGGCCGCCCGCTCCGAACTTGAAGCGAACGGGGCGGAACCTCACGCCCTCCCGACCCACGGAGACGGCACCATGGCTGGCAAGAAGGACAAGGGCCCCCAGGACGCGCGGCCCAGGGACATTGGAGATGACCAGCAGGCGAGCTTCCACGCCGGGGAGAATTTCCAACCGCGCAACCGCGGGCAGGTGGCGGACGCGCAGGACCGTGGCGCGGCGGACGCCTCCCGGCACCTCGCCCACGAGCACGGCGACGCGGCGCCCCATGCCGACACGCCGTGGGAGGCGCGCGTGGAGCGCGGCGAGGAGTGGACGTCCCAAGATGTCCCCGAGAGGGAAGCCCGAGGCGACGAGGAGCCCGACTCCGCCGTCTCGCGTCAGGGCCTCGTGAGCCCCCCTCCGGAGGAGTAGGCGCCGCGCCGCGGCCCCCACGGACCCGAGGGGTGCTGAGCACCCCCTCTTGCCCCGGCTGGCGCGTGGGGTGATGCTGGGCCTTTCGCCGGGGGAGAGCGTGTGCACCGGGCACCGCCGGGCGGCAGCCTCCCTGAGAGTCGGGGTGTCGTGAAGCCGAAGGTCCTCATCGTCGAGAATTCGTGGACGAT harbors:
- a CDS encoding S1 family peptidase, whose protein sequence is MRDAGWRTWLGAGVGALLLTACHTSEEETPPDLDDVAAATVTLEPGHCAGVVVEDGRHILTAAHCLRNEDTRVPLSFLGGRRMDGSAVHVDRGRDIAVLRLDAPAPVRPLDVAQALPAPGEPLVFAGRNDRPNEPQQAVLERLGRCPSLPEVPAALFTTIRGRPGDSGAPLVDARMQVVGLVHGGAACRIAAPTAGLAEVVARLSRKGPALARQAPPPPRQAALPPVGPGVVAPGAARSELEANGAEPHALPTHGDGTMAGKKDKGPQDARPRDIGDDQQASFHAGENFQPRNRGQVADAQDRGAADASRHLAHEHGDAAPHADTPWEARVERGEEWTSQDVPEREARGDEEPDSAVSRQGLVSPPPEE